CTGATCGTTATTCATATAGATTTGTTAATTGAGCTATCAACCTTTAATACTCTGGCAGCACAACAGCATAAAGGAATAACGATCAGAGCGATGGCAGTTACAagttgacatttaaaaaaaaatatatataaaacgaaAAGAGAATGGCGAGAGGGATTCCGCCGTCTGAACTGGAGAAGGAATGGTTGTTATGTTGAAATAGTTTAAGTATCAGTTTTGTCTCTAAGCCAGATTGGCaatttatgttacaatatataagttcaatataattaaatacttactaataGTGCTGCTGTGGTTTAATTATTTGGAACGGTTGGACTGCTTACTACACAAGTAATGGCCTGCGTTagtgtggggtgtaaatctcattcttctcgtaaagaaaatgaaactgaaatcatcagcttccatcgatgagtaaacaaaaaacctaatatatttgcttaaaccctgtacataagtgcacaaagtgttattatttatactttattatgctgtagtcatattataatctgctgttggccattcgatccagtcattattatgtatttttcatttttaccaatttacttAGTcatgttcaatagtgttgtgctgcatattctgtcgataacgtagatgttagtatattttagtttgctattttgcataaattgccttttactttcaatatacggtggtgtagtggtaaaagccactcggaaaccgtgcgcgaaggctgggttCGAgaaaactatctgattttcatagtgtgtttcatacaatgtgtttcattgcagattccccacagatgatgctatgaggcaaaaatggatcgtttctatagctcgtcccaattggcattgaaaaaaacagctccgtgtttgctctaagcatttcgacaaagttttattaacattgaaataagttatcaaacgtatgtgacatgaatgataccgctgtgttttaattttactgtccctttttagtagcttctgtcaaatcacacctcttgggtatcttttaatcgctaagaaagtcagaaaagaacagaaggcgtactggctttctcctagacgaaattctggccgatttcttgtttgttacttacagcggtttccattccttccgaaatttctaatattttcttaatttaataatctaaatgctaaaccatttttttgtaaatgacgtttcggaaggcatggaaactgctgtaaatagcaaatgaaaattggataaaatttagctcgaagaaagccggtagttctatagtttattgtaatttaacagcttcttaacgagtgcttttatatacccagacctcatttggtacttgaataccaaattagggttttgatatcttttttttagcttttatctaaaatagcattttgcaacgGTTTCTAGTTGACTggccgaaaagtgtttattttagcaggtctgtgaatttaccatagccgatagacaaagcatctatcgatatcgataagatgtcagaagggatcgcaacacaattaaatttcttgctgtcagagtacactcaaatgtcatagtgttacttctatgcttgtcattgttctgaggttctGAGactactatattttaaaatgccaagaaaaacaaataagtacacttttaaagttcttttattaagtaaaatttctttAGCATGCTAAGCGTTAATCTATCTACAATGGCAGTGCTTACATAAACATTTCCGTTAAACATCCGACCGCATTTTACTCGGCTTTTACAAGAAGAAATTATGTATTTGCTTAAAATTTTGGGTTGTAGAAAAATaagaatatgtattttaaaactttgttgTAACAGTAATAATAGAAATAGATACTCGTATATACAATTAGCAAATCTACATTATCAcaaatgcaaatataaaatatgtaagtatgtgAATAAATGAGAGTTTTATTATGTGACTAGTGATTACTTATTGTGAAAAGttaaacaatttgaaataatacaatagCCTAATGAATGCGTTACTATCCTGGAttcattaaattactttataaatacacTTGTAATCTGaagtttattatacatttttttgttctaaTCTTAAATTGCTTTGGCGTATTCATTGCTATTAAGGAActcaacatttttttgtttgataagtAGCGATAAATTAGTTACTACCAATAACATAATTGGATCGTTCTAATGCActcttatatattatgtactatctACTATATCTGACCTCTGAACTTAAATTTATGCAATGTCGCATTATGAACCAGTcacattattatcatttgcataccaattttaaattctatattgcTAAGAAGTATTCTTGATACACACTGTGCAACGAGACACACGTTCTTTTAGATGCCCTGCTTTAATTGTTTGTCTGTCCGGCATAGCAAACTGCTGGCTATCCTCAACGGTAGTAAGCCAGAAGCTGAGTTTATCGGCAAAGTGGTGACAAGTGCCGCCTTCTCCGTTACATTCTATAAAAGGTATAGCACGGAAATCTTCTAagcaagatccggggctggctAGAGCTTGTCCTCCTCCTTGGCCACCTGCTCCAGTatgctgtaaaataaaaacaaaataaatgcataataGTATCTGTTTATAATCGTTAACGTATCGGTAAAGTTAAATGTATGCAATAATTACCATAACGAAGCTGTATCCTATCCATAATTCGTTCCAACCGCTCGGACAAGTAGGAATGTCTAATGTCTGACTGTGAACCGCAATAACATTTGATGGTACTTCACACACAACGCATCTTGATATATATTTCGCAATGTCGTTTCCTGATACCGGTGTCATGGGTATGGGTTCCCCAGTAGACAACCAGTAACTTCGATCGTTACGACTTGAGTAGTGGCAAACATCATTAAGATCGCAGAACAGGAATGGCATTGTACTGAATTTTCTAACGCATGAACCTGCATATCCAAGATCTTGATTATGTGATTTCTCATTTCCATCTATATAAAGCAGGGAATATCCATCCCATAATTTCACGTGTCCAGAATCACACTGAGGCACTAAATCTCTTTGACTATGTCGGACCAATAATATCCCTGTTAAATAATCGGTCCTTGCACAAGGGGCTCCTGCATCTCCCTTAGCACCAATTTGACCAGTCATACCTATCTCACCCCTTTCACCTTGGAAACCTTGGATTCCTTGCATTCCCATTGGTCCTTGTGGGCCTGGTAGTCCCATAGGGCCTCGGTCTCCCTTCATTCCTGAGTTTCCTTGGAAGCCTTGTGGGCCAGGTGGACCGTCTCGTCCTGGTGGACCATTCAATCCAGGCATTCCTCGTGGGCCCATATCTCCCTTTGGTCCCTGAACAACAACTGCAGGTTCACCTTTATCTCCTTTAAAACCTATATCTCCTTGTAGACCCATTCTACCTGGTAATCCTCGAGCTCCTGTCTCACCTTTCTGACCCTGTAGTCCAGGGTTTCCTGGAATGCCATTTAATCCACGATCACCCTTATCACCTTTTTGTCCGTCGATTCCCGGTTGTCCAATCGGTCCTGGTTCTCCTTTTTGTCCTGGGAAACCAAATCCTGTTGCTCCTTTGTTGCCTTTATCTCCTTTAGAACCTCTCTCGCCAGGGAATCCTCTTTCACCAGTCTGTCCCCTTTCTCCTGGGACTCCCGCAATTCCTTCTCGGCCTAGTTCACCCTTTTGACCTTTTTGTCCTACCGGGCCAGGCAACCCTGGTGCACCTGTTTGTCCAGGAAGACCTGGCAAACCTTGGTCTCCCTTCTCACCAGGCGCTCCAGGCATACCCGGTCGCCCATGTTTTCCAGGTGTCCCAAGTACACCCTTTTCACAGAAACCTTTTCTTCCAGGTTGACCCATTGGACCCATAGGTCCCATATCACCTGAAAAAAGTGTTATAATATGAATGTTAGAATTTCTGCATATAATaatgacttaaaatatttttttaaattacgcaTACCAACAGAGTGGGTTTTTAACTAGTTAAACTTCGCTGTAACTATAAGAATAAATTCGTAGTAGACTTTATATCCTATCTATAAGATTTAAAAGATTTACATTCCTACTTGCgtgtaatgttattataatctCGAAActtcaatttcatttattatgtttacgcgattgttaGAAAAAACATATTCCTGACGGCAAACAAGCACGCTCTAACGAAGTCTGCAGTTGCTGCACATTCGGAATAAGTTTCCAGTCACTGACCTTGACTAGACCAGCTACAAATcattgccaaagaacaccgattcctacctaggatgattcgcgaggctatggattaaaaaaacatccaaattattgtaatttggaATAGAGAAGATGGTCAGAAATTTGCACAAAACCCAAGGAAACAACCGAAGACTAGAAATAGGAATTTTTGTGTGTTAATTGCCactttagattatttttaataggtgGTTATCCGTAGCGGATATTAGCGTATAAGTTTTATAACAGGTCGAGACAGATGTAAGACAATCCACGCAGAAAAAGTTACGGGCGCAGCTATTAaagtatatcaataaatatttcactttaTAACAGAAATTGAAATAGAGAAAAACGacaatattttacctttttctCCTATCATTCCAATTACACCTTGAAGTCCCTGTGGACCCGGGAAACCTTGATCACCCTTATCTCCTTCCGGTCCTTGAAGGCCAATAAAACCTTTTTCTCCTTTGTCTCCTTTAGCTCCAGCTATACCTTGTATACCCATATCTCCTTTATCTCCTTTTATGTCCACAGACAAACCCGGAGAACCGCGTTCTCCTTTAGGCCCAGTGTAGCCCTTAGGTCCGATGGGACCCGATGGACCTATTGGACCCTGCTCTCCTTTTAATCCATTGAGACCATTTCTACCAGGAAAACCCATTTCACCTTTGTCTCCTTTTTGGCCTTCTAGACCTGGTGAACCCATTTCGCCAGGTGATCCAGGCGTGCCCTCTAAGCCAGGTATTCCAGGACGTCCTGCTTCGCCAGGCAGTCCTGTGTTACCTTTAAGTCCTTGTATCCCCGGACGTCCCTGATTACCTTTCAACCCTGGAAGACCAGGATTTCCATTCAATCCTGGCATACCAAGATCTCCCTTTTCTCCAGGTAAGCCTGGTAAACCTATTCCAGGAATACCTGCATTCCCTTTGTCACCTTTATCACCGTTTAAACCAGGTAAACCAGGTAGCCCTTCGATACCACGTTCACCTAATTCTCCTTTCTGTCCTTTATCAGAAGCAAGTCCTGGCTCACCTTTAGGTCCTATCATCCCAGGAAGACCCATGTCACCTTTTAGTCCTTGTAAACCAGGTCGGCCTGGTAGACCTGGTCGTCCAGGAAATCCTTGATCCCCTCTCATTCCAGGTGCACCATCAAGGCCTTTTGGACCTGGTGCGCCAGGTGCCCCTGGATTGCCATTATATCCTATATCGCCTTTATCTCCTTTTCGTCCCGGCTCACCGTTTATTCCTGGTGTACCTGGTAACCCAGGGCGTCCTCGTGCGCCGGGGAAACCTTTAGGTCCCTCTGGTCCCTGTAATCCAGGTTCTCCTTTATTACCGGGTAATCCGATAAGTCCAGGTTTACCAGGTGCTCCCGGAAAACCTTGCTGACCTTTAGAGCCATCCCTTCCTGATGCTCCGGGGATACCTGGGACACCAGGAGGACCAACCGGCCCTGGTTCTCCTTTACTTCCAGGTGGGCCAGAGAATCCTGGTCGCCCCATTTGGCCTTCGTCTCCTTTTTCTCCACGCAAACCTATAGCACCTGGTGGTCCATCTTCACCAGGCATACCCGGTTCTCCTCTAAAACCTGGCTCGCCCTGACGACCAGGTTCACCTGGAGAACCTTTTGGTCCAACTATAGATGGTCCAACTTCTCCTTTATCGCCTTTAAGCCCTGTAACCCCTGGGAAGCCTCTTGCGCCAGTTGATCCTGGAGTTCCCGGAGAACCAATCGGTCCAATATCTCCTTTTTCTCCTCTAACTCCAGGAAGTCCACGAGGTCCAACTGGCCCTGGTTGACCAATTATGCCTCTTTCTCCTTTGTCTCCGGTTTTTCCTGGATAACCCTTGTCACCTTTTTCACCAACATCacctaaaacaaattatatttaattaaccatAATTTAAAGGTAACGATAGTCGAGAGTGGAACCATAGAATGTCATACTACGTAGTgaaacggactgctaagacgaggGTCACAGGTTCAAAATCTAAAGCATATACATCTACCTTTTCTAAATTATGCAGTTTTTCTACAAAAATGGTGTTACAAAGAAAGAATCATTTATtgtcacataacaggtataaataaaaggtttaatatCAAGTTGCATGTCTTCAATAGGAAGAGACTAGGGTCAAATAAACGTGGGTCCATTAAAACAAGTGTTACAGTCCGATGACCATAGCTCGATGCCAGTCTGAGTACGTCTAAAATTTTTGTAggggtttatttgtttttgaatatgtaaagtaaataattttatattttatttcgtattacACGAAAAGTATTGTTTTTCGTCTCAGCTAACAGTTATCATTACTGTAAATATCCCAGTAGAGTTTATTCttgtatttacatacaaaaataggtcctttattgtttataaagtattttaaaatgggGTGTAAAGAGAACTGAAACAAGGCAATTTAAACGCCTATTATTTACTTTCCAACTGTGTCTCATAGTCAAACAAGTTCTCTAAATCTTATTGTAGATATCAGGAAATGGTTATAAAACTTAGAAATGTGCAAGATTTATATAAGTAAGTTTATATGTTCCATTAAGAGTATCCAgaataaaaatttcataaaaatacctttCTTTCATAGAAAGAATAGTTTTACTATCTCATAAAATGCATCAATCAATACCCACGACTTGAAGAACATCATCTTTCAACTAACCCTACACACTGTTTTGCTTGACCCCGACGTAGCGTTAGCTGAACCGATAcccgatttttttaaattttgcaataacAAAATTGTGTGCACTACATAATCTAAATCAGTGCTACTATTtcatagtaatataatttagctTTAATTTGAGACCTTTATAAATTAGATGGTATGACGTCACACTTGATTAATCGTCCTGCGACATCGACAATAGCATTTGCTATTAGAATAAAGAAAGTTACGTTTAAAAATACCTGGCAATCCTTGAGGTCCTTGTTCTCCTTGTTCACCTCTGTCACCCCTTGTTTGTTCCGTCAAACTAGCAGCACATTGCCCTGGTTGTCCTTTTACGCCCTTCAATCCTGGAGTACCCTTGTCTCCTTTCGCTCCATAATCCCCTGGTGTACCTTTTTCTCCTTTAATAGATATTCCTTTATCTCCAGGTCTCCCATCTCTGCCAGACTGTCCTGGTATACCCTCAATCCCAGGAGGACCCATTACGCCTTTTTCTCCTTTTTGTCCAGGCATTCCCACAGGTCCAGGACGTCCCATAGGGCCATCCCTTCCTCTTTCACCTTGAGGACCACGTGAACCTTTAGGACCAGGATTTCCCTTTTCCCCCTTTGGACCTTTAATTAGATCATATGGTATTATAGCACTATCTCCTTTGTCTCCCGGGGATCCTATGGGTCCGTCGTCACCACGATCACCCTGCCAAGTAAAgtgagttttaaaaatgttaacttcctattttttatattaatttaccaaTGGTGGGTCGCTCGTGTACAAGAGACTAAATACGTAAGTACTACCACCGCAATTTCATGTGTATCAGTGCCGAATGTGGCAAAATATGTTATAAGACAATATTTTCATACCCAGCGACATATTCACGCGAACATGACCTCGAGCAatctaaatattactttattatcagtTCAGAaaacagttctcaccagagaagaacaggcaatatatttatttgaattaaggCCCTCCACACGCTCACCCCTGGGCAAATGGCTTCAAGCATTCGATCCATACATTCACGAACCCATAACATACGGGCTggattatgtaaaaaaaattgaataatttctttaaaaatcattttaagttctgaataaaaatttaaaacaaccaTTATATCACTCAtaaactgtaaatatattacttataactacctaatagtgttggttgcgaattaaaattatggaTATTTTAGGACGAGGTGTCAATCAACAATTTTACTACCACTttgattatgaaattatttttttcgtgttgttattaataataagcacatgaaaaattttaacaactaaagtacaaataacatattgtagaaatatgatgttaatcttttttttctatattacgtaaaataaatttcgaatagatatcTTTACTAAATATAGTTAGTACGCCGTTTTGCTGGGCCATAAAAtggcaaataaaattacacatttatttgCACTTTGTTCCTAAGTCATCTGCGTGATTAATTACTCACTGGTGCACCAGGTGATCCAGGTAAACCGTTCAATCCATCTGATCCTCGTTCTCCAGGAAGACCTATTGGACCTTGAGGCCCTCTTTCTCCACGTTCGCCTTGTGCCCCATCAGAACCTCGATCACCTTTTTTGCCAGATTCTCCCGGCCAACATTCATTACATTTTCCACCGATATCTCCTTTTTGTCCAGGATTTCCAGGCATGCCATTGATACCAGGTCTACCTGGTTCACCCTTATCGCCGGGTGGACCCATTTCTCCTGGGGCACCGGGTGTTCCCAGACTAGAGTTACCGGGAACTCCTCTGAGACCAGTGTAACCTTTCTCCCCCTTTTGTCCTTTTTCGCCAGGATAACCGGGCACACCACTGTCACCTTTCTCGCCCTAGGAAACAAAAACGAAAGATCATgacgtatttttataatcaacttAATCACAGGTCGAGcaatatatatgtattgtttgtgtgtgtgtgtgtgtgtgtattttttggaaCGTCATTTATCtggaacttaatttttttttatgttttaacataAGTCTGAGATAATCACTTATTGTGAAGGGATTAAATTCTAAAAATCTTACAGGGATCGATAGTCCATCCTGTCCTTTGGGTCCTCTTGGGCCTTGTGGGCCCACGGCACCAACATAGCCTCTAGGTCCAGTTTCACCACGTGCACCATTAAGACCGGCTTCTCCCTTTTCACCTTTTTGCCCAGCTGGCCCTTCAATACCTGGATTACCAGGTTCACCCTGACTTCCAGGTGGTCCCATGGGTCCCGCTTCGCCTCTTTCGCCTGGTCTGCCGTCAGTCCCTTTTGGTCCTGGTGGACCGGTATAACCGCGTGGTCCCTGTGGGCCAGGTGGTCCCCGCGATCCCGACAGACCTCCAGCAGGACCAGGTACACCTTTCAATCCCCTTGGTCCGGGTTTCCCATCTCTTCCTGGTTCACCTTTACTTCCATGTAATCCTGGCAATCCAGGCATCCCATCCTCTCCTCTATCACCTTTTTCACCCCTTGGGCCTGGTGCTCCATACATTCCATCTCGACCCTAAACATAAAAGTGTacaaatggtaaataaaattaatagttacaGCTTTACATAAGATTATGCTCCCGtagtttgatttataaaaatgaatacttttcaaataatgGTAAAAAGACATGTAACGGTTATGATATGTATAAGTTATGTTTACAGATGATATAAATGatactttattgtatataaGCATTGCTTATAGAAAGcgaaaaattatagtattaaaatgAGTACAATACATtgagataatttttaaaattccaattattttttaaaaccgtTTTTCTGATTCATGTGTTATATCTTTACATACCCGTTCGCCGGGGTTTCCTCTTGTACCCTTTTCTCCTTTAGGCCCGATATTGCCCGATAAACCCGGTTCTCCCATCGCTCCAGTATCTCCTTTTTCACCCATGCGACCTGGTTCTCCTTTGTCACCTTTATCCCCCATATCTCCTTTGGTACCTTTGACTGCGATTCCTTTATCTTTTTCCACAGGTAAAGTAGGTGAAGTACAACCTGCACCCCGATCACCCCTATCACCGCGTTCTCCTTTATCACCTCGAATAGACTCCCCCTTAGATCCTTTAGCACCTTTGTCTCCTTTCCCTCCAGTAAAACCCtgcagaaaatattatataaatataaacatattatgctATGATTCGTTTGGAGTTTGGATATTTtgggaattaaaataaatattttttttccggcataaatataatgtacgtcATTCTGTAATGCCTCTTAGTTGTTCTGAACACGCATACACTACCAAGGAAGTGacaaagagattttttttttgatacagTAGATActcatatttcaatttatttataacagtaTAATGATAGATAAcctataaactaataaaaatgtagGTACTCATAATGTTTACTGACCATTGGCCCTACGGCTCCTTTAGGACCCTGTAAGCCTGGAGGTCCAGATGGTCCCATTGGGCCTTGTCTACCCTGCATGCCTTCTGTTCCAGGTTCACCTTTTTGACCTTTTGGATAACGACCCATATGAGCTGCTTCACCTTTATCACCTTTGTCACCCCTTGGCCCAGGATAACCCCTAGGACCTTGATATCCCTTTGGGCCAACTTCGCCGGGCACACCCTGGAATtagttatattgtaattaattttaaatatatcttaataattgctaatattatttcgaataaCAATTCTTAGAAATCATCATTGTTCTTAATGCCAGCGTACGATATGTTAAATTGATAAGATGCTGGATTTGGTTATAAGTATTCGAATTAAagtatcacatttttttatttatgccatTGAGCATTGAAACTCAGAGAGACTTGAGGAAAACTTTAATCTGTCTTTAGAccgcaacaaaattaatcaaacaggAAGATAGGGTGGAGTTGGATTATGCGTCATGAAGCTTGTAGGCTAACTGGTCTTTCCGGTTGTAATACAATTCGTTTAGTTTTTTGCGGAGTAGAGAATTTTCttaattacaattttcatattttttagttttattactcACATCTGTTCCATTACAACCATCTCTACCAGGAATTCCAGGAATACCAGGTTCACCTTGAGGACCTGGTTGGCCAATTATACCAGTAAATCCTTGAGCGCCAGGCTTTCCTCTGTCACCTCTGGGTCCACGTGGCCCTTGTGGCCCCATCTGACCCTTTTGACCTTTAGGCCCCTGAGGACCCTCTGCACCCTCATGACCAGGAAGGCCTCTGATACCTGCTGGACCCGGCTGGCCTGGGAAACCCTGTTTAGGAAGTCACTGTTTGATAcacatcaataaaattatccTTCGTCCTTAACTTCACATATAAGCTTTGTTAGATCTAACCAGTGTTTAGAATATCACGATTTTGTTACCTTTTTATAACTATGTCTAAGGGATGATTGTTTATCGAATGGGATAACATTGGAATTTTCTCATATTTTCTGTACAAAATAAGTCAAAAAAGCATAAGTAGTAATATTCccattaaaagttatattttattatttggagTAAGTACCACCAAGAACTGAATTACAAATCTGCGTAGTGCGTGGCGCTCCACTGCGTTATCATCCTATGACaataaatgttaagtctcataatgatTCAATGGGTACTACAATATAGCTAATTCAAAGCTGAGGAACACAATAAATAGTGCTTGCACAATGCTGATTGGTGGCATAAAAAGACATTGCGATATAAATGGAGGAACTGATGAGCTTTCGATATGAGACTTACCACTTAAACgacggaaaataaaaaataggccccaagacaaaacataaattatttcatccTTACAAcaacgatttaaaatttatgtgtgttgcATTTTATCCgataaataactattatctCTTGAATCATGATTGAAATATCAGCCCTAAAATAACTTTCTAAAAATGTAGTGAGAcactttcaataaacaatagctgtaaaataattaaaaataaattactctgTTGCCCTTTTCAGCGAAACATTTTGGCACACAGCAACCGGGGGCCGTGCAATTGCGATCCACTGCAGTGGTGCGTTGCCTTGTAACCGGATCATACACTGCGAAATTAAGCCCTGAGGCCTGTCGGGGCGGTGGTGGCGACGgctgcggcggcggcgatgGCACGTCTATCCTTCCCGAAAGACCATACGTGTCCGGTATTCTATTTTCCAAGTCTTGTTCTTGATAGTCCCCTGAGTCCCAATCATTAGCAGACCAACTCTGGGGGCCTCTCCAGCCATCTTCTTgctataattaaatgttataattaatataatgaatgtgaataaaataagtaagtacctacctattatATAAACACTTATTTAAGGTGCAGTGCCTGCGTGGCCAGATTATATTTGgtgataaaaaatgtttctaaaGGATTTTTGTCGTGTATATATTCACCCTTTGGTCTACAAAGGGTTAGGCTGATGCGCAAAAATCTCACAGTTTTTGGCTCTCCGACCAGGGAGTTGAACCCAGAGTAACACGACTGACAGGCCATGTATGCTGCCGCTAGTGTTTAGATAattaatacatacttatttcGAAATTGGTAGAGCAACACTGTATATTTGTGTAACTACGTAGATAATTGTCAAATAACCGTGGCGGCGACGTTGGTGAGTGAGATTGCGAGAAACTCAATTCCCCCACCCCATATCTAATATACGTATACATTTCCTTTTTTGCATGATTTTTCCTGAATTGGAAGTGTTTATGGGCGATGgagattatttaatattaagtaaccCATATACTCGTTTTCAGGCTTATCTTTTAGAAAATCCTTACTAGGGTTATTGCAGCTGTTCAAACCTAGCAATGTCTACAAGTATTTAATAGCATTGTGACCGTCCGCGTTATCCAGCTGTAaggctaatttttattatcCTTAGTCCACTTGTACGAAATATCTGTCTATAAGTGTTTAATAGCATTATGACCCTCCGCGTTACCCGGCactaggttattttttatccttattGGATTTGTACGAAATATATATCTAAAAGTGTTTAATAGCATTATGACTGTTCGCGTTATCtggtattaaagttattttttattatcctttGTCG
This DNA window, taken from Manduca sexta isolate Smith_Timp_Sample1 chromosome 23, JHU_Msex_v1.0, whole genome shotgun sequence, encodes the following:
- the LOC115446005 gene encoding collagen alpha-1(IV) chain; the protein is MAAPHYWMRALAAAWGRRRCVRSLRGGGDQTTARALLFPLVSRHKRRARTGFRRSALRAMADYVLWLVAALALVSGVKSQEDGWRGPQSWSANDWDSGDYQEQDLENRIPDTYGLSGRIDVPSPPPQPSPPPPRQASGLNFAVYDPVTRQRTTAVDRNCTAPGCCVPKCFAEKGNRGFPGQPGPAGIRGLPGHEGAEGPQGPKGQKGQMGPQGPRGPRGDRGKPGAQGFTGIIGQPGPQGEPGIPGIPGRDGCNGTDGVPGEVGPKGYQGPRGYPGPRGDKGDKGEAAHMGRYPKGQKGEPGTEGMQGRQGPMGPSGPPGLQGPKGAVGPMGFTGGKGDKGAKGSKGESIRGDKGERGDRGDRGAGCTSPTLPVEKDKGIAVKGTKGDMGDKGDKGEPGRMGEKGDTGAMGEPGLSGNIGPKGEKGTRGNPGERGRDGMYGAPGPRGEKGDRGEDGMPGLPGLHGSKGEPGRDGKPGPRGLKGVPGPAGGLSGSRGPPGPQGPRGYTGPPGPKGTDGRPGERGEAGPMGPPGSQGEPGNPGIEGPAGQKGEKGEAGLNGARGETGPRGYVGAVGPQGPRGPKGQDGLSIPGEKGDSGVPGYPGEKGQKGEKGYTGLRGVPGNSSLGTPGAPGEMGPPGDKGEPGRPGINGMPGNPGQKGDIGGKCNECWPGESGKKGDRGSDGAQGERGERGPQGPIGLPGERGSDGLNGLPGSPGAPGDRGDDGPIGSPGDKGDSAIIPYDLIKGPKGEKGNPGPKGSRGPQGERGRDGPMGRPGPVGMPGQKGEKGVMGPPGIEGIPGQSGRDGRPGDKGISIKGEKGTPGDYGAKGDKGTPGLKGVKGQPGQCAASLTEQTRGDRGEQGEQGPQGLPGDVGEKGDKGYPGKTGDKGERGIIGQPGPVGPRGLPGVRGEKGDIGPIGSPGTPGSTGARGFPGVTGLKGDKGEVGPSIVGPKGSPGEPGRQGEPGFRGEPGMPGEDGPPGAIGLRGEKGDEGQMGRPGFSGPPGSKGEPGPVGPPGVPGIPGASGRDGSKGQQGFPGAPGKPGLIGLPGNKGEPGLQGPEGPKGFPGARGRPGLPGTPGINGEPGRKGDKGDIGYNGNPGAPGAPGPKGLDGAPGMRGDQGFPGRPGLPGRPGLQGLKGDMGLPGMIGPKGEPGLASDKGQKGELGERGIEGLPGLPGLNGDKGDKGNAGIPGIGLPGLPGEKGDLGMPGLNGNPGLPGLKGNQGRPGIQGLKGNTGLPGEAGRPGIPGLEGTPGSPGEMGSPGLEGQKGDKGEMGFPGRNGLNGLKGEQGPIGPSGPIGPKGYTGPKGERGSPGLSVDIKGDKGDMGIQGIAGAKGDKGEKGFIGLQGPEGDKGDQGFPGPQGLQGVIGMIGEKGDMGPMGPMGQPGRKGFCEKGVLGTPGKHGRPGMPGAPGEKGDQGLPGLPGQTGAPGLPGPVGQKGQKGELGREGIAGVPGERGQTGERGFPGERGSKGDKGNKGATGFGFPGQKGEPGPIGQPGIDGQKGDKGDRGLNGIPGNPGLQGQKGETGARGLPGRMGLQGDIGFKGDKGEPAVVVQGPKGDMGPRGMPGLNGPPGRDGPPGPQGFQGNSGMKGDRGPMGLPGPQGPMGMQGIQGFQGERGEIGMTGQIGAKGDAGAPCARTDYLTGILLVRHSQRDLVPQCDSGHVKLWDGYSLLYIDGNEKSHNQDLGYAGSCVRKFSTMPFLFCDLNDVCHYSSRNDRSYWLSTGEPIPMTPVSGNDIAKYISRCVVCEVPSNVIAVHSQTLDIPTCPSGWNELWIGYSFVMHTGAGGQGGGQALASPGSCLEDFRAIPFIECNGEGGTCHHFADKLSFWLTTVEDSQQFAMPDRQTIKAGHLKERVSRCTVCIKNTS